The genomic DNA CCGAATTCCGAGAAACAATTGACTCACAATAGTTGTCAATTCGTCGGGGCTGCGGCGATCTCGGTATAAGGTCACATTCCCCTCTCGGAATGTACTCCCCTGTGCTGTGATGAGTTCTTTGACAAACTCGTCGTACGGCTGGTTCTTGCGGAAAGCCCCACGAATCCAGGCGTCGTAATTCATCACAGCTTTGATACCGACACGGTAAGGGTTCGGACGCAACAGGTCGGCCCATTTGTTCGCCCAGTGCTCCGCATATTCCGGCTTGTTCAGTAACTCATCAACAAGTGCAGTCCGTTTTTCGGCGGACTCATTACTAAGATATGTGCGAGCTTCCTCGGCTGTTGGAAGACGACCAATAATATCGACGTAGGCACGTCGCAAGAATCGATGCTCGGGAGCAGGATCTGAAGAATCGAGACCTAAGCGGGTCAACGTTTTAGCGACCATTTGATCGACAGGATGATCGCTGGCCAATGAGACTGGTGGGGGTGCGGTGCCAGGAGATGGGACCGAGCCGGTGAAGATTGCAAAGTGTCCGGAATAGCGGGCCATAATTGCCGCTTCCCCCGTGATATTTCCGGCAGTGACGACGCCGTCTTCATCGACAGCGACAATCGGCGCTTCGTTCGATTGATAAATCGACATGTCCGTCACATCACGAGTTGTCCCATCGGAATAGTGTGCGATCACCGTAAGCTGTTGCTTGCCGTGGTGGGGAAGAATTTTCTCTGTTGGTGTGACAGTGACATTTTCCAGAGTGGGTGTATTCGGGACTGACCGAGGAGCGCCGGCGCGAATCCAGTCCAACAACAACTGATAGCCAGCGCTATCAGCCTTCAACCTGACCCCTCCGCCGTGCGGAGCTTCTCCCAGAGGCTTCCTCAGCAACAAACTGGACTCCGGGCGTGTTAATGAAATACGACGACCGCGAGTCTGTTTTGCCAACGCGTTGTGATCAAAATCAGAATCGAATCCAAGCAAAGAGAGTTGAAAACCGTTCTGCCCACGTTGTTTTCCGTGGCAGGCCCCCGAGTTGCAACCGAAGCGTGTCAGCACCGGTTGAATGTCTCGATCGAAGTCAATTTCTTCGGGAGCAAGTCGGGTTTGATCGTCCGCTTCCACAGACAAGCTCAGCCCCAACATTACAACTGCCAGGACGAGTAGAGATTCGGATATTCTTTTTGCAGGCATCAAGGTGAGGAACCTTCCAATACAATTGGGGAGCCAGTGGGGGCAGGTTGCCGGAGCTGGTGACAAAATCAGGTAAATATTGACCATCAGCGAGGCATGTTATCAGTGAGGCAGATTAACTGTTACTGAATATCTGTCACACTGTATTATGTGTCACACGGTCTGAAGTATCACACTGATTGATTGCCGCATTAAGAGGTGCACTTCAAAGAGAGTACATGAGAATGCGGTATTCAAACGGTGGGATTTCATTTGTGTGCTGAAATAAGGTGGGTGTTCTATCAACTGATCCCTAAAAAATTCATCGCAGTATTCATCATAGTGGGTTCAGGCCACTGCGATTTCAGAAAGGAACTCAACTCAGTAGAACATTACTTCATTATACATCGATTTGATCCCGTTGATCAATGATCAACTTTCTTCCAAGTCTGTTTATGGGGGCAATTTCTAATTTGTGTATTCTTTTTGTGATTGAAGGACAACTGTCAGGAAGAGAGATAGAACGGGTCATGCTGCTTTTCACGGAGTTGGTGATGAAGAAAGACTTCTGCCCCAAAACCATGAAAGACAGAGTCAAGAATGCTCCCGCCGGCCTGTCTGAAATCTTCCGTTTGAATTTGTTCTGGGCTCGCTCTTCTTTAATGGAATCATGGCATTTCTCCATGTTTTCCAAGACTCTCTTTTGTGACAACTTTTATACCAGCTTAGTCGCGAGCTTAAGCCGCTTCAGAACATCTCGAAACCTGTCACCCATTCACTGAAGTCGATATATCCCTCTCATTGAGAATTCGTTTACTGCGAACACTTGAGTGTTTTGGGGCAAGGGAGGAATCGTTAAACTGAAGTCACTCTGCTTGCGAACAAATCGACGTCACTTTTCTCAAACTTTCAGTTCTGCCATGACAACTCCCGCCACGAAATTGCTCAACCAGACATTAGTTGTTGGCTCTCACGAATTTCGCTCCCGGCTGATTTTGGGTACGGGGAAGTATTCGACATACGAATTGATGCAAGAGTGTCTGGCAGAAAGCGAAGCAGAAGTGATTACCGTAGCAGTTCGGCGAGAAAGGCTGATCGATGCGGACGGTCGTAACATTCTGGATTTCATTGACCTGGACCGATACACCATTCTTCCAAACACAGCTGGCTGCTTTAATGCCGAGGACGCAGTCCGTGTCGCTCGATTAGGCAGAGAGATTCTCGAAGGCCTCGAAAACCCTGGAGCTGACTGGGTGAAACTGGAAGTTCTGGGAGATACGAAAACATTGCTTCCTGATCCTGTTGCCACACTTCAAGCGACAGAAAAATTAGTCGCTGACGGTTTCCAGGTTCTTTGCTACACAACCGATGATCCGATTACTGCAAAACGCCTGAAAGAAGCAGGTGCGACGTCGGTCATGCCAGCTGGCAGTCCTATCGGCAGTGGGCAAGGCTTGCTCAATCAGAATAACATTCGAATCTGTCTCGAATATCTCAAAGAGAACGATGCGGACTATCCTGTGATCGTTGATGCCGGTGTCGGCACCGCCAGCGATGTCGCCATTGCGATGGAACTGGGATGTGACGGAGTCTTGCTGAACACCGGAATCGCCTCAGCTGGAAATCCTCTCCTGATGGCAAGCGCAATGCGAGATGCCTGTCGAGCAGGTCGCATGGCTGCCCATGCAGGTCGAATTCCCAGAAAACTTTACGCAACGGCCTCCAGCCCCGAAACGGGAACTATCTCTGCAAGCCAGTGACTCTCTTTAGAACTGATCCTGAAACTTAAAATTGCTCTCTCAAACGTTAAGAAAAGCGGCTATCCCAGAGGTTTTCGGACTGGTTCTAAACCGCCAGCTTACAGCATGATCACTTGTTGATCGTAAGAGAGTTCAACGCCGTCCGGCAGCTGCAGGTTCGTTTCTTCGTATCCTAAGCGGTGGGAAACGTGGGTCAAAAAAGTTTGCTGAGGCTGAAGCCGCTCGACCACTTCGAGCGCTCCTTCAATGTTGAAATGAGTCGGGTGTGGTTCAAAATGGATTGCCCCAAGAACGAGGACTCGTAATCCTTCGAGCAGCGGCCAGCTTTCATCCGGAATCTGACTAACGTCCGTGCAGAAAGCGACATCGTTGATTCGATACCCCAGCACGGGAAGTCGGCCGTGAATTAATCGAATCGGCTGGATGGTTAATCCACAGAGTTCGAAAGGCCTCAGGCCGATCTCACGGAATGTGAGCATCGGCCTTGAATGCAACGACTTCTTGACAGTCTCATCAAAGGCGTAAGAGAACGTGCGGCGAATCGTTTCTTCGACAGCATCTTCACAATAGACGGGTACCGGCTCTTTTTTCTTAAACCCGAAGATACGCAGGTCGTCTAAGCCGAGAATGTGGTCGGCATGACCATGCGTATAAACGACTGCTTCAATCATCTCGATTGATTCACGAATCAATTGCTGCCTGAGTTCCGGACCGGTGTCAATCAGAAAAGTTGAATCACCGTTATGCACCGCAACACTCGTGCGCAGCCGCTTGTCTTTCGGGTTTTTGGATGTGCAAACCGGACACTGACAACCAATCATCGGAACCCCCATACTGGTCGCGGTTCCGAGAAGCGTCATCCGAGGGGATTCATCAACGCTCAATCGACCTCCTCCACTAATTCTGAAACACCATCGGCCGTCAGCAAGAGAAGACGTTTCGTGAGCGGATGATCAGTGTTCTCAAAATCTCGCTCGACCTGTTGTCGAATTTCAGGAAGCATTTCAGGGGCCTTGATCGATATCGCAATAAAAAAGTCGCGTCCGGGTGCTCCGACGACCAAATCGCTCTGGACTGCCTCGCGCATCCGTGCTCGAAAGGAATCGCAGAGAAGTCGAGCGGAATTATAGGTGTCCGGCTGATTGGGCATCATCATCCGAGGGTCTCCCTCTTCTGAGGTCGCCACCGCCATTTCCATCGGTTCTTTTTCGAAGTAACTTCTCAAGTTCTCAATTGCCATTTGATGCAATTCATCTTGCGTCAAAGACCAGTGATCGAGCAGTTCATCGCGGATGTACCAATAGGCGTTAGCTTCGTCGACCACATACAAAATCACTAACCCGCCGACCCAGGGAGTCCCTACGATATTAGTAAATTTCTCCTTCCAAAGCTCTTCTGGATAGAGCATCGGCATGAGTCGGTCACGCACAATTTCGAGTGGCGGAGAAGTTTCGTCTTCCCCCCACCCTTGAACCTGGACAGCTGTTGAAAACGCTGGCAGCAAAATCTTTTCAAACTGATCCGGTTCGCGAATGTAGGCGCGGTAGAAATTCCCGAGGTTGAGTCGGGAAGTCTCAATTTGAATTTGAAACTCCCCTGCCAGATTCACCGTCAACAAAGGGAATTTAGAGCGTGCCAGCTCCAAAGCATTCTGAGCAAAGACTTCTGGTGGATCTGCAGGCTCTTCACACAGTTCCATGCTCATGAGGATCATTCGTACGATTGATTCCAGTTCCGGATCCCGTTCCGAAGTATGCAAAAGGGTGATGACCACCAGCAATCGATCTCGGCGAAACGACCAGATTGTCCAACTCCGCCATTCTCCAGGAGCAAGGAGCTTGGCCCACCATTTTCGTGACGGGTCAAGGATTGCATCGCCCTTGACGGTCTCATCTGCTCCAATTTGCTCATCTTCGGAAACCGTGACGTTTCGAGATTCTGGAAACTGCTCGACAATATTTTCTAAGCGAGGAAGCTCTCCCTCTTTCTCGTCGCCGAGCCAAACAGTATTGATCGCCACGAGCGCCTCAGTCTCTGGAGGACGCAACGCAATAGTCCCCTGACGCTCTTCAGTTTCCCACTGTGGTGGGTGGTGAAGATGGAACCAGTTCGAGGGACCAACTAATGTTGACCAATGTTCCGGAGCAGAATCCATGGCAAAACTCGGATCATCCTTGGCGAAAACGTCTGACTGTTCATCAGCGTTAAGCGATATTCGACGACAGCTGCATGTAGGCCATTCGCAATTCATGCGCAGACTGCTTGAGCAACTCAGCTTCGTCGTCTGTTAAATTGCCTTTGCATTTTTCTTCAAGCACACCGAGAAGATCGATGAAGTGCTTCGCCAAGGGGAGTTGTTGATTTTGATTCCCACTCGGATCTGGAATCACCCCAAGCGCCACCATGGCCTGAGTTGAAAACATCTGCACGAGCATTGAGAAGGTAGCCGGAGGTAAATTGTTGAGATCCAGTTCTTGCTCACCATCAGATTCGGCGGCGTCAGGTGCAGCTGGTTTTTGCTGACTCTCGGCGTCACGCTTGGCGTCCTCTGCCTTCACTCGATCTTTCCAATCGTCATCACCAACGACTTCGATTTGCGGTTTCTCCGATTCATTCCCGTCAGACATTTCACTTTCCAATCAGCAGTGCGTTCTAAATTCAGAATTTTCTAGGTTGAAGGATACGCCGAGCCGCATTGAAGTTTCAATGCCTGCCCTCGCGGAAAGAATATTGCGCACTTTCCCCGCCGGTCTGAATCGAATCTGAGTCGCATGTCGCTCCATGCCAGATATCCCATGTCCCATGCCAGATATTGAATTCAAGAGACAAACATCGCAACAGCAACCGCTGATGCGACCTGATTCAGTCCCGGTGATTTCACTCCCAATAATATTGCCAGATTTGGGACTCTTCGATCTGGAAATGAACAGGTTTTACAGTGCTTGAATCACCCATCTTGTTCTGATACCGTCCACACTGGATTCAGTCTGTCAGCCTGTCAGCGATAGCTTTTCTTCTTGAGAGCAGCCTGAAAGCGGCAGGCGAATTGAAGATTGAACGCATTGAATTGCGAATCAACGACCTTTTCGGAACTTGCTGAGAGAAGAACAAACCCATGTACAACGTGACCTTAATCCCTGGTGATGGCGTTGGTCCAGAAATCACCGAAGCCACAAAAAAGTGTATCGACGCTACCGGAGTCAAAATCGACTGGGACCTCCAGGAGTGCGGGATCGAGGTCATTGAAAAAGAAGGCTCCGTGCCGGATCACGTGATGGACTCCATCCGCAAAAATGGAATCGCACTGAAAGCCCCGATCACGACACCCATCGGAAAAGGTTTTCGCAGCGTGAACGTCTTTCTGCGACAGGAACTGGGTTTGTACGCCTGTGTCCGCCCCTGCAAAACCTATAAAGGTGTCAGAACTTACTACGAACATGTCGATCTCGACATGGTTCTCATCCGGGAAAACACTGAAGATCTCTACGCCGGAGTGGAATTTCAAGCAGGAGCAGAGCAAACTGCTGAACTGATCAAGACAATCAATGAGTTCTCCGCCGAGCGGAAAATCAATACGACGCCTCAAACAACTGGCGTGAGTATTAAGCCGATTTCCTACGAAGGAACTCGACGCATTGCAGACTTTGCATTTGACTACGCTGTCAAACAGGAACGCAAGTCAGTGACGTCAATCTGCAAAGCCAACATCATGAAGTATACTGATGGCTTGTGGTACGACGAAACACGTGCTGTCGCCCTGGCGTACGGAGCAAAGTTTGAATGGGAAG from Thalassoglobus polymorphus includes the following:
- a CDS encoding isocitrate/isopropylmalate dehydrogenase family protein, with the translated sequence MYNVTLIPGDGVGPEITEATKKCIDATGVKIDWDLQECGIEVIEKEGSVPDHVMDSIRKNGIALKAPITTPIGKGFRSVNVFLRQELGLYACVRPCKTYKGVRTYYEHVDLDMVLIRENTEDLYAGVEFQAGAEQTAELIKTINEFSAERKINTTPQTTGVSIKPISYEGTRRIADFAFDYAVKQERKSVTSICKANIMKYTDGLWYDETRAVALAYGAKFEWEDLAEGISPDAELVGKVGDASNLTYMERLIDNMCMQLVQKPEQYDVMVTQNLYGDILSDLCAGLVGGLGVAPGANIGTEAAIFEATHGSAPKYKGQNKVNPVALILSGKMLLDHLGEREAAAKLDRAIAAVIEEGKDVTYDMKPTRTDPTAVGTQEMAEAICKKMQAE
- a CDS encoding DUF1549 domain-containing protein, whose protein sequence is MPAKRISESLLVLAVVMLGLSLSVEADDQTRLAPEEIDFDRDIQPVLTRFGCNSGACHGKQRGQNGFQLSLLGFDSDFDHNALAKQTRGRRISLTRPESSLLLRKPLGEAPHGGGVRLKADSAGYQLLLDWIRAGAPRSVPNTPTLENVTVTPTEKILPHHGKQQLTVIAHYSDGTTRDVTDMSIYQSNEAPIVAVDEDGVVTAGNITGEAAIMARYSGHFAIFTGSVPSPGTAPPPVSLASDHPVDQMVAKTLTRLGLDSSDPAPEHRFLRRAYVDIIGRLPTAEEARTYLSNESAEKRTALVDELLNKPEYAEHWANKWADLLRPNPYRVGIKAVMNYDAWIRGAFRKNQPYDEFVKELITAQGSTFREGNVTLYRDRRSPDELTTIVSQLFLGIRLECAKCHHHPFEVYGQEDFYSFAAYFAKLGHKGTGLSPPISGSEEFIYNRGRGDVRHPLTNEVLAPKPLYGESTEIPEGTDPRIALADWMASADNDYFCQTIANRVWTDLMTMGLVTPVDDLRATNPAVNPELLKYLGDYLAENDFDLKKLIRHIVLSNTYALSSVPTERNAVDTRYFSRHFRERLRAEVLLDSVVQITGVPESFSGMAPNTKAKELWTHRIRSLFLDAYGRPDPNQDPPCERTSDPTVVQTLHLMNSENLFKKVTSEQGWAVELAKSELPPEEIVKNLYLAIYSRYPNEKELDIAVNLYDNKESEADALTLRRQTTEDLMWALMNTPEFVFKD
- a CDS encoding MBL fold metallo-hydrolase; protein product: MSVDESPRMTLLGTATSMGVPMIGCQCPVCTSKNPKDKRLRTSVAVHNGDSTFLIDTGPELRQQLIRESIEMIEAVVYTHGHADHILGLDDLRIFGFKKKEPVPVYCEDAVEETIRRTFSYAFDETVKKSLHSRPMLTFREIGLRPFELCGLTIQPIRLIHGRLPVLGYRINDVAFCTDVSQIPDESWPLLEGLRVLVLGAIHFEPHPTHFNIEGALEVVERLQPQQTFLTHVSHRLGYEETNLQLPDGVELSYDQQVIML
- a CDS encoding DUF1844 domain-containing protein; this translates as MSDGNESEKPQIEVVGDDDWKDRVKAEDAKRDAESQQKPAAPDAAESDGEQELDLNNLPPATFSMLVQMFSTQAMVALGVIPDPSGNQNQQLPLAKHFIDLLGVLEEKCKGNLTDDEAELLKQSAHELRMAYMQLSSNIA
- a CDS encoding thiazole synthase — translated: MTTPATKLLNQTLVVGSHEFRSRLILGTGKYSTYELMQECLAESEAEVITVAVRRERLIDADGRNILDFIDLDRYTILPNTAGCFNAEDAVRVARLGREILEGLENPGADWVKLEVLGDTKTLLPDPVATLQATEKLVADGFQVLCYTTDDPITAKRLKEAGATSVMPAGSPIGSGQGLLNQNNIRICLEYLKENDADYPVIVDAGVGTASDVAIAMELGCDGVLLNTGIASAGNPLLMASAMRDACRAGRMAAHAGRIPRKLYATASSPETGTISASQ
- a CDS encoding DUF1444 family protein codes for the protein MDSAPEHWSTLVGPSNWFHLHHPPQWETEERQGTIALRPPETEALVAINTVWLGDEKEGELPRLENIVEQFPESRNVTVSEDEQIGADETVKGDAILDPSRKWWAKLLAPGEWRSWTIWSFRRDRLLVVITLLHTSERDPELESIVRMILMSMELCEEPADPPEVFAQNALELARSKFPLLTVNLAGEFQIQIETSRLNLGNFYRAYIREPDQFEKILLPAFSTAVQVQGWGEDETSPPLEIVRDRLMPMLYPEELWKEKFTNIVGTPWVGGLVILYVVDEANAYWYIRDELLDHWSLTQDELHQMAIENLRSYFEKEPMEMAVATSEEGDPRMMMPNQPDTYNSARLLCDSFRARMREAVQSDLVVGAPGRDFFIAISIKAPEMLPEIRQQVERDFENTDHPLTKRLLLLTADGVSELVEEVD